In Defluviitalea raffinosedens, the genomic stretch TAGAATTCATCTATAAGATTGATTACATTTTTAATTTCATCTTTGATCTGTTCAGGCAACATAAAGATATGGGCATCATCCTGTGTAAAATTACGCACCCTCATAAGCCCATGAAGAGCACCGGATAATTCATGACGATGAACTAAGCCAAGCTCTGCCAGTCTAACTGGTAAATCTCTATAAGAGTGCATTTTTGTTTTATAAACAAGCATGCCTCCAGGACAGTTCATTGGCTTTACTGCATAATCCATATCATCAATCTTAGTTACATACATATTGTCTTTATAGTGATCCCAGTGTCCTGATCGGTGCCATAATTCCTGATTTAAAATGATAGGCGTACTAATTTCCTGATAGCCTGCTGCTTTATGTTTTTCTCTCCAATATTCTATCAATGTATTTCTGAGTTCCATTCCTTTAGGCAGGAAGAATGGGAATCCCGGACCTTCTTCCATTAATGCAAAAAGTTCTAACTCTTTTCCGAGTTTTCTATGATCTCTTTTCTTAGCTTCTTCTAATTTATTAATGTATTCATCCAGATCTGCTTTCTTAGTAAATGAAGTTCCGTAGATTCTTGTAAGCATTTTATTATTTTCATTGCCTCTCCAGTAAGCCCCTGCTACGGATAAAAGTTTAAAAGCCTTTACTGGTTTTGTAGACATAAGGTGGGGTCCCGCACATAAATCTACAAATTCTCCTTGCTTATAGAAAGAAATTATTGCATCTTCAGGAAGATCGTTGATTAATTCAACTTTGTAATCTTCTCCTCTTTCCTGCATCAATTGAATCGCTTCAACCCTTGGCAATTCAAATCTCTCAATTGGTAAACTTTCTTTTACAATATTCTTCATTTCCTTTTCGATTTTCTCTAAATCTTCCGGGCTAAAAGGTTGCTCCGTATCAAAATCGTAATAAAATCCGTCCTGGATAGAAGGACCAATGGCTAATTTAACATTTGGGAATAATCTCTTTACAGCTTGAGCTAATATATGAGATGTTGTATGACGAAAAGCATCTTTTCCCTGTTCATCATCAAAGGTTAGAATGCTTAACTCGCAATCCTCTGTAATGGGTGTTCTAATGTCTACCCTTTCATTATTTATAAGTCCTGCACAGGCAACTCTTGCCAAGCCTTCACTTAAATCTTGCGCAACTTCGATAACAGTTACTCCTGATGGATACTCTTTTACACTTCCGTCTTTTAATCTAATTTTAACCAATTTCCTTTCTCCTTCCTTATAATGAATTATTAATTATACAAAAAAACTCTCGCCCTCTTCATTGCGAAAAGGGACGAGAGTATTGTTTCTCCCGCGGTTCCACCCTTATTGTTTCATTGGAAACCTCTTTAAATAATGATGATAACGGGATCACCGAACCGGATTAGGGCCTCTCAGAGGTGGTCTTCGTCAAATTCCGTTTAAAGATACTCTCAGCTTATGTATCTTCTCTCTGTAAACTACCCTTTGACTACTCTTCTCTTCATCGAGTTCAACATTATATTAGTTTTTACAATTATAACACCTTCACATATTTTGTCAAGAAGTCAAATTATTATGCATAAAACTAATTAATTTCATTGGAGTTTAAACAAAATTCACATTTAGGACACAGGGTTACTTTACCTTGAAAAATACTGCTTATAGTTTCAATCAGCGGTTTGTTTTGAATCGCTTCATAATGGTGAATCACTATTTGTCTGGGAGCAATAGTGATCAGGGCACTGACGAGCAAATCATCATAATTGATCTCTTTATCACTAAAATCTTGCTTATATTCCTCTTTGCATCGCTCCGTTATATCGTTTTTATCCTTATCATAAATCTTGAAGCCGCCTTCTTTAAGACCTATAATATGGATAATTTCTTCTTTCATCTCCTGAACGTCTACAAAATATTTTAATAATCTTAAAAACTCTTTGTACTCTTTTTGTGTTTCATATTCACTGACAATATGGCGAACAACCATTTCCAATTTTCCTCTATAATCTTTTAAGCGAAACAGTACAAAACCCTCCAGTAAAAATTCATTGCTGTCCTCAAAAAAGTCCATTAGACGATCCATGATTTCTTTTCTGTAAGAGTAATTGAGTGCATTCGGGTCTTCATTATTTTCATTCTCATAAAAAAATGCTCTAGTCATTTCGAGGATTTTTATTCGTTCAATAGATGCATATTTTTGATAGTGAATTTCTAAAATTTCTTTTACAATTTCAAAGCGGATAAAATCCATAATGAGATTTGTCAAAGCACTGGTTGCATGCAACTTCAATGCATCACTGAAAAAAAAGTTGTAGTTTTGAGCTAGTACATCATCATCAATCTCATAATATAAAAAATCTATATCCCCTTTTTTCGCAATAGTATAGGTGGGAATTAAAGCTTTTGGTGTTATTTTTTCAAACTCTAAACTAATGTACTCTTTAATTTTACTTATATTCGTATAAGCCCCTATGGTAAGCACAATCATAAATGGTCACTCTCTTTCATAAGAATTCCTCCCACCTAGATGCTAAGGCTACCTTCCAACTGAGGTATTCTATCGTTAATAGTATATGCAACAACAAAACTCGGGTTACATTGTCCTTGTAGATTTGGAAAAGTCTCCATTGTACTTCTTTCTTTGTAGGATTAAGGTTATTTTACCACATATGATAAATAAGGACAATTATCGACTTAAATCCTCAATAATTTTTTTCAAATCACTTTCTTCAAAGACATAGGTTCTATTACAAAAATGGCATTTTAATTCCGTTCGATGGTCTTGATCCAAAATTTCCTGCAAATCTTTCACTCCAATGCTCACTAATGCTTTTTCTACCCTTTCCCTCGAGCAATTACAATGAAATTGTGTTGGTATCTTATCCATTATTATAATATCTCCCAGTATAAGCTTAAGAATGTCTTCTGGGCCTTTTCCTTCTTCCAAAAGCTGCGTTACTGACGAAATACTTTTTAATCTGTTTTCTAAATTTTGAACTGTCTCTTCTTCTGCTTCAGGTAAAAGTTGGACGATAAATCCTCCAGCTTGTTTAATAGAAAAATCTCTGTCGACTAATACTCCAAGGGCAACAGCCGAAGGAATCTGCTCAGAGCTTGCAAAATAATACGTTAAATCTTCTGCAATTTCTCCCGAGACTAAACTGATCTGACCAACATAAGGTTCTCTTAAGCCCAAATCTTTAATCACCGTAAGGGAACCTTGTCCTATAGCCGTGCTTACATCCAATTTCCCAATAGAATTTAAAGGAAGATCTACAACAGAATTATACGGATAACCCTTAACATTTCCGTTTCTGTCAGCAGTCACTACAAGCCCCCGTAAAGGACCATTTCCTTTAATCTGAAGGGTAAGTAAATCTTTTTCTCCTTTTAACATTTGACCCATCATCGTTGCAGCTGTTAATAATCTCCCTAATGCAGCCGATACAACAGGACTTGTTCCATGAATTTTACTTGCTTCATCAACAAGATGAGTCGTCACTGCTCCAAATGCTCGAATTTGCTTTTTTGCGTCTGTTGCACGAATAATGTAATCTTCCATATATTTAACCTCCTGCTAAGTTACTTTCCTTTTTCTCTTACAACGAAATAAATCCTGTCACTGTTTTCCTTGGGATCTTCAAAAGTATATGCATCATATACAGCTAAAAACTCCATTCCTGCTTCTTCAACCAAACTCTTTATATCTTCTATGGAATACATCCTTTCATAATGAATTTCTTCAAATTTTGAATAATAATCCTTCTCTGGCTGTTTTATAAAAAGCGTAAGCTGATACTCATTAATGCCATCTTCTTCACTGTAATAATTATCCCAAATATAAGCAGCTTCATCCAAATTTTCTGCAAAAGTATTTTCCCCCAAGATGTATTTATACTTATATTCTGTATTTAGATCAAAAATAAAAAGCCCTTTGGGGTTAAGATAATTATTGACCCATTTAAAGGTTTGAAGCAATCCTTCCCGATCTGTAATATAATTTAGACTGTCACAGACACTGATAATACAATCGACTGTTCCGTATAATTCAAATTCTCTCATATCTTGATGGAGATAGAGAATATCCACATTGTTTTTCAATGCTTTTTCTCTCGCTATGGAAAGCATATCTTCCGACACATCTATTCCAATCATCTCAATGCCTTTTTTAGCAAAAAGCGTTGTCATGTTTCCTGTTCCACAGCCTAATTCTGCCACCAATTTAGGATCACAACCAAATTTTCCCCAAATTTCTTCAATATATTCAACCCATTCATCATAAGGAACTTCCTTCATGAATAAATCATATACCTGAGCAAAACTCTGATATGCTTCCACCATTTCACCTTCCTGCCTTAGACTTATCACCATTTTTGCACTCAATTATTATAAAACAATGGTCGAAAATTGCAACAGGCCCAGAATTAATTCTGAGCCTGTTGTTTCATTTCTTTTTTTCTTTTTGTCATTAAACCGCCAATGCGACCAGTTTCCTTTGCCGTTAAGGACTTCCATCCACCTTCTTTAACCTTATCCAATAAACCGAGTTCGGATGCAATTTCATATTTCAGTTTATCATCTTCCGTCATAGGCTTATTTTTCTTAGTTTCTTTCGTTCCCTTACTCATCTCATCACTCCTTACATTAAGAAGTATGTATAGGTCTAAAGTAAAATATACATTAGAATTGGAAAATGTTTCGAAAAATATTTGACATATTCAAAATTGAGTGATATTATATATAAAACTTCATAAGCTTCACAGGATAGAGGCGCATTTTTCAAGAGTATATATATGGATGTATGTAGGTACAGATGAAGTATATAGAAAGGGGAAAATGCCGAAGGAGAAAAATCCTGCAGTTTTTCGTCCTGGTTTTGCAGTGAATAACTGCACGACTGTCATCAGTAGTGTTATAATATTACTGATGGAGAGCTATCTGTGAAAGGGTTTGTATTTGGTTATATAGATTTATATAGCTGCTATACAATCACATTCACAGTTGGCTCATGCCAGCTTTTTTATTTTCCCAAAATTATTAAACAAACATTAAATGATTTTAAATAAATTTAAGGAGGATTATTAATGAAAAAGATTAATTTAGCTGTTGTGGGTGCTACTGGAATGGTTGGAAGGACTTTTCTAAAGGTACTTGAAGAAAAAGATCTCCCAATCGAAAACTTTTATCTTTTTGCTTCAGCGCGTTCCGCTGGAAGCAAATTGACTTTTAAAGGTAAAGAATACACAGTTGAAGAATTGACTGAAACCTCTTTCGACCGCGGAATCGATATTGCTCTATTTTCAGCCGGGGGGGGTACCAGTCTCAAATACGCTCCAATTGCTGCCAGCAAAGGCTGTGTTGTAGTAGATAACAGCTCTGCCTGGAGAATGGATCCTGAAGTGCCTCTTGTAGTTCCTGAAGTTAATCCTGAAGATATTAAACTCAATAAAGGAATCATTGCTAATCCAAATTGCTCTACGATTCAGGCAGTTGTAGCATTAAAACCTTTACATGAATATTATACTATTAAACGCATTGTTTATTCAACTTATCAGGCAGTTTCCGGTGCAGGTATGGGTGGCTGGACAGATCTTGAAGAAGGACTAAAAGGAAACCCTCCAAAGAAATTTCCTCATCCGATAGCTAATAACTGTCTTCCACATATAGACGTGTTTACAGAGAATGGTTATACAAAAGAAGAAATTAAAATGATTCAGGAAACAAGAAAAATTCTTCATGACAACAATTTAAGAATTACGGCTACTACAGTTCGTGTACCTGTATTTAACAGCCATAGTGAATCTATTAATGTTGAATTTGAAAAGCCTTTTGAACTTAATGAATTAGTAGAAGTCTTGAAAAAAGCACCTGGAGTCGTTGTACAGGATGATCCGGCAAATAATGTATATCCTCTGGCTGCTAATGCTACTGGAAAAGACGAAGTGTTTGTTGGACGAATTCGCAGAGATGAAAGTGTTGAAAGCGGCGTGAACCTTTGGGTTGTTGCGGATAATATCAGAAAAGGTGCTGCATCTAATGCTGTTCAGATTGCAGAATTATTAATTAAAGACATGCAATAAGAAAGGATGATTATTATGGAGATTTTCAGAGGTTCTGGCGTTGCAATCGTTACCCCTTTTAAAGAAAACGGTGATATTAACTTTGATCTTCTCGGAGATCTTATAGAATTTCAAATTCAGAATCAGACTGATAGTATCATTATCTGTGGTACCACTGGAGAATCTTCTACTTTAAATGATCATGAGCATTTAGAATGTATTCGATATACTGTGGATAGGGTAAATAAACGGGTTCCCGTTATAGCCGGAACAGGCAGTAATGATACTGAATATGGTGTTTTTTTGACCAAAAAAGCAAAAGAATTAGGGGCGGATGCCTGCCTTCTGGTTACTCCGTACTATAATAAAACCACTCAAAAGGGGCTAATAGAACATTATACTTACATTGCTAAAAAAGTAGATATTCCTCTTATTTTATATAATGTTCCTTCAAGGACCGGCTTGAATATTACTCCAAAAACCGCTTATGAATTATCTAAAATAGATACAATTGTAGCAATTAAAGAAGCCAGTGGAAATATTTCTCAAGTTGCAGAAATAATTAATTTATGCGAAGATAAATTAGATGTATATTCCGGAAACGACGATCAAATCGTTCCCATCCTTTCTCTGGGCGGAAAAGGTGTCATATCTGTTCTTGCAAATGTAGCACCAAAGCAAACCCATGATATGGTTATGGAATATTTAAACGGAAACGTTGAAGAAAGCAGAAAAATTCAGATTCAAATGATTCCTTTAGTAAAAGCTCTATTTTCTGAAGTAAATCCTATTCCGGTTAAGGCAGCGCTGGAACTTATAGGCTATCCTGTTGGTGCTTGCAGAATGCCTCTTACTACTATCGAAGATGATCATTTAGAACTACTGAAAAAAGAAATGAAAAACGCAGGATTACTTGGATAGACTAAAAAGTGCAGAGGTATTTTTCCCCTGCACTTTTTTCGAAAGGAGATTATATATGATAAAAATCATTATGCACGGCTGTAACGGAAAAATGGGTCAAGTCATTTCTTCACTGGTTGATGACAGTGAAGATTGCATGATCGCGGCAGGAATTGATCCGAATGTAAGCAAATCAAATCCCTATCCGGTTTTCAACAAAATTGATGACTGCGATATTCATGCGGATGTAATCATCGACTTTTCTACTGCAACGGCGGTGAAACCTCTGTTAGAATATGCCCTTGTAAAACAGCTTCCTGTGGTTATATGTACTACAGGATTGTCAGAAGACATGATAGACCTTATTAAAAAATCCGCAAAGAAAATCCCCATTTTCTTTTCTGCCAATATGTCCCTCGGAATTAATTTATTAATCAGCCTTGTAAAACGTGCATCTGAAATACTATCTGATGCGAATTTCGATATTGAAATTATTGAAAAGCATCATAACCAAAAAATAGATGCTCCCAGTGGCACTGCCCTTGCATTGGCAGATGCCATCAACGAGGCATTGGATCATCAATACACATACAAGTATGATCGTCATTCTGAGCGCAAAAAACGCGACAAGAAAGAAATAGGTATTCATGCTGTAAGAGGCGGTACTATTGTGGGTGAACACTCTGTCATTTTTGCCGGAAAAGATGAAATCATTGAATTAAATCATACAGCAATGTCAAAAGAGGTGTTTGCTGTAGGCGCCCTAAAAGCCGCAAAATTCTTAGCAGGTAAAGCTCCTGGATTATATAATATGGATCATCTGATTAATCAATAAATAAGGAACGCCCTCAGGCGTTCCTTTAAAATTCTATTCCTTTTCTTGCTGCAATTCCTTGATTAAAAGGATGTTTAACTGCTTTGATTTCAGATATGTAATCTGCTCTTTCTTTAACCCCTTCTGGAAGTCTTCTCCCCGTAAGTATGACTTCTATTTCTTGCGGCTTACGGTCTAACAGATCACATATTTCCTTTTCGCTGATTATATTATTTTCTATCGTTGCTAATACCTCATCTAATATGAGTATGTCACATTCTCTTGTATCCAGGACTTTCTTAGCAAAATTAATGCCATTTATAATTTCCGTTTTTAATTCTTTCTTTTCTTCTTCATTGAGATTCCAGAAAAAATCCCGGGGCTTTTCAAAACGAAATACCTTAAAATCTGGTTCCAACTTTTTTAATGTTTCAAGTTCTCCAGTCGAAGAAGATTTTAAGAACTGTATCATAATCACTTTTAAGCCTTGTCCAATAGCCCTTATTCCTTGTCCAATGGCTGCCGTTGTTTTACCTTTTCCTTCGCCGTAATAAACTTGAATCAATCCTAAATTCATCGTTTTCACCTCACCTTCCCATTATAGTATTATGTTCCTACGATTTCAATTATAATTTCATATCTTTGTCCATAACAAAGAAAAACATCTTTTTATAATCAGAATAAAAAGATGTCTTTCATGTTCCTGTCATTATGAATTGCTTAAATCATTGATAATTTCATCTTGCTTATTATTATCTTGATCTATTTCCATTTTTGAAATGGAAACCTCATAAGCAACCTTAGAAATCACTTCTCCACTCTCCAGCTTCTTTTGGTAACTTCGACTCTGAATTCTTCCCCATACTTTTAAATGATCCCCTACTTTCAAATACTGTGCGTATTTTGCATTTCTTCCCCAGGCAATGCAGGGAATATAATCGGACTTATGATAGGATCGATTAACAGCAAGCAACATATCTGTTATTTCCCTTCCAAAAGGGGTTGTTCTGTAAATGGGATCTTTGCAGATGAAACCATCCAGGAATATTTGATTGACATATTTTATTTCATCCTGATTTTCCAAAAATTTGATATCAAGTGTAAAAATCGTAAGAATCAATCGGTTTTTACCTTGATCATATTGATTGTACGAACGAAACTGTCCCTGGATTTCAACGACCTCATTTAACAATTCTTTCTTATCCGCCAGAAGACGTTCCGAAATCGTTACAGGAAGTGTATCTGAAATCTCACTTAAGCGAGGTATCTCTACTAAAAAAGTATAAAACCCCTCTCCATAAACTCGATGGCTAAATTTGATATCTTCAACCACTTTCCCTACAATCGTTACCTGGTTGTTTTGCACAAGATGCTCAGTCACTACTCTCACCTCTCCCTTATTATCCTTATGTTCTTTAATTGCTTTTTCTATCATTATCATCTTTATTCCCTATTTTCTCTTTTTAGAAGTATTTTTTTATAAGTATTTTATTCGGAATCGCAACATCATTAATCAATGCAGCAGTAATAGCTGCCAACGCACTATAAACTTCCTGATCGTTTTTGAGAGGTAATGTAACAGAAAACTCCTGGGGTTCCAATTCTCTGCCGCTGAAAGTTGTTATCGTCCTTTGCACACAACATTGAACCCGTCTGCTAAACTCGTCCTCCTGTATACTGGAAGCCGTTATACTTGCTTTGGGATTAAAGCCATAAGTAATCAAATGAGTTTTATTACCCTTTAATAATTTAAATACACTTCTGTCATCTACATTGACTATACTTACAGCATCTTTAGCCAGTGTAAAAAAAAGTTTTCTCTCTTCAGAATACAAGGCATTGTAGTTATAATCTTCCTCAGTTCTTCCCATGGTGTAGATCAGAACATCAAAATCAACATTGGAAAACCAGTTGTTAACAAGCCCTTCTTCGGTAATTTTAACAATAAGCATTTCTATATTACTTTTACTTAATGCGTGAATATACTCTTGAAAAGTAATTTCTTTATTATGAAGCCAAGTACTTAAGTTCTCTTTAAGTACACTGACTTTCATTCCCGAACTTTTACACAATTGAGCCAAAAGATTAACAGCAGCCGTTTTTCCATGGTTTCCAAGTATGCCTACTTTCACCATATAAAAGCTCCTTTTTTGTCAAAATTCGATACTACTAGTTTTCGTATTATGACTTATAGTTATGTATATATTTCGTCAAAATCTGTCTTGAATTTCTGACTATATATGAATCAATTGGTAAAGTGGATAGAACCAAAAAAGCAACTATTTAAATGAAATATCGAACTAGATATTGCATATTTTTAAAATAATGATACAATATATAGTACACTATATCCAAATTGTGGAGGAAGCAATAATGAATCTTAGTAATTTACTTTTTCGCCATTACACAAAAGAATTAGAAAACTCATCTAAAACAGTTTATGATTTATTTCAATGGAAAACCGTTGATATAAGAATCATGGACTATAATACAGGAAAAGTCATAACCAATATGGAAAATGTCGAATTTCCTGAGCACTATTCGCAATCTGCCTGCGATATTATTGCGAGTAAATATTTTAGAAAAAAAGGAGTCCCTAACGACAGAGGATATGAATACTCCTTAAAACAAGTAGTACATAGAATGGTATCCTTCTGGGTAGAAGCAGCTCTTAACGAAGGTTTATTCGATGAAAGCAAAAAAAGTATTGTCTACGATGAATTGGCATTTATGATGCTGAATCAGATGTGGGCACCCAACAGTCCTCAGTGGTTCAATACAGGATTAAAAATGTCATATGGCATCGATGGACCTCCTCAAGGACACTATTATTATGATGAACATTTAAAAGATGTGGTGTTAGCAAAGGATGCTTATACAAGAACTCAAGGATCCGCCTGTTTTATCGTAAGTGTCGAAGACTCATTGCTGGGAGATAAATCTCTGACAGATCAACTGGTCACTGAAACTCGCCTGTTTAAATACGGTTCTGGAGTTGGAAGCAACTGGTCTTCTATCAGGGCAAAAGGAGAACCCCTGTCAGGAGGAGGAAAATCCTCAGGACTTTTAAGCTTCTTAAAAGTATTCGACCGTAATGCTGGTGCCATCAAATCCGGTGGAACCACCAGAAGAGCTGCAAAAATGAATGTATTAGACATCGACCACCCTGAAATTGAAAATTTTATAACCTGGAAAGCAAAAGAAGAAGATAAAGTGGTTGCCCTGGGCAAAATGGGATACTCTACTCACTTTGACGGGGAAGCTTATGAAACCGTATCCGGTCAAAACGCAAACAATTCTGTGCGTATAACGGATCAATTTATGAATTTATTAAGCGATAAAGATGCTACATGGACTTTGAAAGGAAGAATTGATTCCAGTATCAATTGCGAAGTGCCTGTTGCAAAACTTTGGAATGACATTGCTTACTCTGCGTGGCGATGCGGGGATCCTGGCGTTCAATTCGATGATACCATAAATGCCTGGCATACATGTCCTGCCGGAGAAGATGGAAAACTGAATGCAAAGCATAACAGAATCAATGCAAGCAATCCCTGTTCAGAATATATGTTTTTAGATGATACGGCATGTAATCTTGCAAGCATTAATATTGTAAAATACTATGATGCTGAAAACGATGTTTTTGATGTCGAAGGATACCTGCACACCATCAAAATGGTGCAAATTGTGCTGGAAGCAACCATCCACTGGGGACAATTCCCCACAAAGGATATTGCAAGAAAATCCTATCACTTCAGAACAACAGGCTTAGGTTTGACCAATCTCGGTGCACTCTTTATGTTAATGGCAAAACCTTACGATTCTGAAGAATCAAGAAATATCGCTGCTTCATTAATGAGTATATTGACAGGTTATTCCTATTATATTTCTTCTTTATTTGCCAAAGAAGTCGGGCCCTTTACTTATTTTGATATCAATAAAGAATCCATGCTTAGGGTAATTGGCAATCATGCGAAAGCTGCCAACTATGATGAATGTGAAAAAGATTTCGAAGGCCTGAATTATAAGCCGATCGTAATAGACCATCAGCTTCTTGTTAAAGAAGGTTACAGAAATATATCGGACTGCCTAAAAGTGGTCTGGGAAAAAACATTAGAGAGCGGAAAAACCAATGGTTTCAGAAATGCACAAGTTTCTGTACTTGCTCCAACCGGGACCATTGCCTTTGCCATGGACTGTGCAACAACTTCCGCTGAACCCTTCTTCAGCCATGTTGCCTATAAAAAGCTTGTTGGGGGCGGAAGTATGGAAATTATTAATCCAATCATCCCCATAACCCTGAAAAAACTAGGATACACCAAAGAGCAAATTGACGACATTGTAAATTATGTCTTAAGAAAAGAAAGCAAAAATGGTTTTGACATTATCGTTGATGGTAAAATTGAAGGGGCACCACACCTTAAAGAAGAACATTATCCTATATTTGACACGGCAAACCGCTGTGGTACAGGTAAGAGGTATATATCTCCTGAAGGCCATGTGAAAATGATGGGAGCATTAACACCTCATATTTCAGGTGCCATAAGTAAAACAGTTAATTTACCCAATGATGCCACTGTAGAAGATATTAAAAATATTTATCTCTTATCATGGAAGCTAGGTGTTAAGGCTATTGCGCTTTACAGAGACGGCTGCAAAGCTTCACAGCCCCTTAACACAACGATTGATCAGGAGAAAGAAACAAAGATAGAAGATTTAACCTATCAAGAACTGCTGGAGTATGCAAAGAAAAAGCAATTTGAATATAAACCAGTCAGAATCAAACCAAGCGGCATTCGTAAAGCCCATGTTCACGAAGCTGAAATAGGTGGTCTTAAACTATACATTACAACTTCTTTTTATGAAGATGGAAGACTTGGAGAAATATATGTGGCTGCCGGACGTC encodes the following:
- a CDS encoding single-stranded DNA-binding protein translates to MIEKAIKEHKDNKGEVRVVTEHLVQNNQVTIVGKVVEDIKFSHRVYGEGFYTFLVEIPRLSEISDTLPVTISERLLADKKELLNEVVEIQGQFRSYNQYDQGKNRLILTIFTLDIKFLENQDEIKYVNQIFLDGFICKDPIYRTTPFGREITDMLLAVNRSYHKSDYIPCIAWGRNAKYAQYLKVGDHLKVWGRIQSRSYQKKLESGEVISKVAYEVSISKMEIDQDNNKQDEIINDLSNS
- a CDS encoding Mur ligase family protein, translating into MVKVGILGNHGKTAAVNLLAQLCKSSGMKVSVLKENLSTWLHNKEITFQEYIHALSKSNIEMLIVKITEEGLVNNWFSNVDFDVLIYTMGRTEEDYNYNALYSEERKLFFTLAKDAVSIVNVDDRSVFKLLKGNKTHLITYGFNPKASITASSIQEDEFSRRVQCCVQRTITTFSGRELEPQEFSVTLPLKNDQEVYSALAAITAALINDVAIPNKILIKKYF
- a CDS encoding vitamin B12-dependent ribonucleotide reductase, which codes for MNLSNLLFRHYTKELENSSKTVYDLFQWKTVDIRIMDYNTGKVITNMENVEFPEHYSQSACDIIASKYFRKKGVPNDRGYEYSLKQVVHRMVSFWVEAALNEGLFDESKKSIVYDELAFMMLNQMWAPNSPQWFNTGLKMSYGIDGPPQGHYYYDEHLKDVVLAKDAYTRTQGSACFIVSVEDSLLGDKSLTDQLVTETRLFKYGSGVGSNWSSIRAKGEPLSGGGKSSGLLSFLKVFDRNAGAIKSGGTTRRAAKMNVLDIDHPEIENFITWKAKEEDKVVALGKMGYSTHFDGEAYETVSGQNANNSVRITDQFMNLLSDKDATWTLKGRIDSSINCEVPVAKLWNDIAYSAWRCGDPGVQFDDTINAWHTCPAGEDGKLNAKHNRINASNPCSEYMFLDDTACNLASINIVKYYDAENDVFDVEGYLHTIKMVQIVLEATIHWGQFPTKDIARKSYHFRTTGLGLTNLGALFMLMAKPYDSEESRNIAASLMSILTGYSYYISSLFAKEVGPFTYFDINKESMLRVIGNHAKAANYDECEKDFEGLNYKPIVIDHQLLVKEGYRNISDCLKVVWEKTLESGKTNGFRNAQVSVLAPTGTIAFAMDCATTSAEPFFSHVAYKKLVGGGSMEIINPIIPITLKKLGYTKEQIDDIVNYVLRKESKNGFDIIVDGKIEGAPHLKEEHYPIFDTANRCGTGKRYISPEGHVKMMGALTPHISGAISKTVNLPNDATVEDIKNIYLLSWKLGVKAIALYRDGCKASQPLNTTIDQEKETKIEDLTYQELLEYAKKKQFEYKPVRIKPSGIRKAHVHEAEIGGLKLYITTSFYEDGRLGEIYVAAGRQGSLVKGLLDSLSTTISEMLQYGVPAQDIAKMYRGQKYEPSGFIARHPYIKSADSISDLISKIIEIELGDYSHCQVKPDETDTILNTKIEPVTPSPGNSSNNPEIIYGEVCANCKSTKLVRNGTCKVCMDCGTTTGCS